CATCCCTTTTTTGAATGTCCATGCACGAACTTCCTGAACACCTGCTGTGAAGTATGTTGCAAGGCCTAACAAGTGATAAGATGCACGGATTAATTTATCTAGACCTGCTTCTTCAATACCTAGATCCGCTAAATATTCTGCTTTGTCTTCATCTTCTAGCGTTGCAAGCTCTTCTTCAATCTTCGCACTAATTACAATTACTTCTGAGCCTTCTGCTTCAGCATATGCTTTAATCGCTTTTAAATGTTCATTTTCTTCACCGCTGATTAAATCATCTTCAGATACGTTCGCTACATAAAGCATTGGTTTAGCTGTTAATAAGTGCATGTTCTTCACAAGTCTTGCCTGCTCCGGAGAAAATTCTATACTACGCACTGGTCGTTCTTCTTCAAGCGTCTCTTTTACAATTGCAAGCACCGCTTCTTCTGCCATCGCATCTTTATCTTTTTGTTTGGCCATTTTTTGCACACGTGCATAGCGTTTTTCTACAGATTCTAAATCTGCAAGAACAAGTTCCATATTAATAACTTCAATATCATCTACCGGATTTACTTTTCCAGAAACGTGAGTAATATTTTCATCTTCAAAAGCACGTACAACCTGACAAATTGCATCCACTTCTCTAATATGAGATAAGAATTTATTACCTAACCCTTCCCCTTTAGAAGCACCTTTAACGATTCCTGCAATATCCGTAAATTCGAATGCTGTCGGAACAGTTTTCTTAGGCTCTACAAGTTCAGTTAATTTATTCAGACGGTGATCCGGAACTTCTACTATTCCTACATTCGGATCAATTGTCGCGAACGGATAGTTTGCAGCTAGAGCTCCTGCTTTTGTAATTGCGTTAAATAAAGTTGATTTCCCTACATTCGGTAAACCAACGATTCCTGCTGTTAATGCCATAATATTATCTCCTCTTACTTACGCATGATGCGTTATTTTTTTTATTTTTTTGTTAAATTCTTGTCTAGGCAGCATAATACTGCGATCACAACCTGTACATTTAATTCTAATATCTGCGCCTAAACGAATAATTTTAAAATGTTTTTCACCACATGCATGGGGCTTCTTCATCTCTACTATATCATTTAAATCATACGTTTTATCCATACTATCCACCCTTTTTATCTGGTTGATTATACATAATCATTCGCGGCATCGGAACTTTTACTCCATTACTGTCCAGATAGTCCTTCAGATCACGTCTTAGCATACGTGAAACTTTTACATGATGATTCGGTAAAGTTTCTGCCGCAATTTTGATCTTGGCTTCCCCGGCTGACACTGCTTCAACACCGAGTATTTCTGGAGATTTAATCAAATCATCATACTTATCCTTCAAAGTTCCCAGATATGGTTTAATCAACGCCTCAACATCTTCCAGGTTTTCTTCACTTGAAACGGTAATATCAAATACTGCAAGTGAATTGTTAACAGAAAAGTTGACGATTTCATTCATTGTACCGTTAGGCAGTATTGTAAGTTCTCCTGTAAATGATCGAATTCTTGTTGAACGTAATCCGATAGACTGCACAGTACCTTCCGCTACAGTTGTGCCAGTCGTATTAATTTTA
Above is a window of Macrococcoides canis DNA encoding:
- the ychF gene encoding redox-regulated ATPase YchF encodes the protein MALTAGIVGLPNVGKSTLFNAITKAGALAANYPFATIDPNVGIVEVPDHRLNKLTELVEPKKTVPTAFEFTDIAGIVKGASKGEGLGNKFLSHIREVDAICQVVRAFEDENITHVSGKVNPVDDIEVINMELVLADLESVEKRYARVQKMAKQKDKDAMAEEAVLAIVKETLEEERPVRSIEFSPEQARLVKNMHLLTAKPMLYVANVSEDDLISGEENEHLKAIKAYAEAEGSEVIVISAKIEEELATLEDEDKAEYLADLGIEEAGLDKLIRASYHLLGLATYFTAGVQEVRAWTFKKGMTAPQCAGIIHTDFERGFIRAETVSYDDLIEHNGMSGAKEAGKVRLEGKEYIMQDGDVVHFRFNV
- a CDS encoding DUF951 domain-containing protein, producing the protein MDKTYDLNDIVEMKKPHACGEKHFKIIRLGADIRIKCTGCDRSIMLPRQEFNKKIKKITHHA
- a CDS encoding mechanosensitive ion channel family protein, with protein sequence MDKLVYFFKRLIKPYTDPEFWAGVGANIFWALVLLVFGLFLIKFIHKMIEQFFYVRRRTNLSHSEKRDTTLIKLLQNIASYATWFIIITTILSNFGVKVESIIAGAGVAGIAIGFGAQTLVKDIITGFFIIFENQFDVGDYVKINTTGTTVAEGTVQSIGLRSTRIRSFTGELTILPNGTMNEIVNFSVNNSLAVFDITVSSEENLEDVEALIKPYLGTLKDKYDDLIKSPEILGVEAVSAGEAKIKIAAETLPNHHVKVSRMLRRDLKDYLDSNGVKVPMPRMIMYNQPDKKGG